From Pusillibacter faecalis, one genomic window encodes:
- the rpsG gene encoding 30S ribosomal protein S7, with amino-acid sequence MPRRGNVPKREVLPDPIYGSVLVTKLINSIMLDGKKGVAQKVVYAAFDQIKEKTEKDPVEVFTQAMENVMPSLEVKARRVGGANYQVPMEVRPVRRQTLGLRWLTTYSRARSERTMAERLAGELMDAANNTGAAVKKREEVHKAAEANKAFAHFRW; translated from the coding sequence GTGCCCAGAAGAGGTAATGTTCCCAAGAGAGAAGTTCTGCCCGATCCTATCTACGGTTCCGTTCTGGTGACAAAGCTGATCAACAGCATCATGCTGGACGGCAAGAAGGGCGTGGCGCAGAAGGTGGTCTACGCGGCCTTTGACCAGATCAAGGAGAAGACCGAGAAGGACCCCGTTGAAGTGTTTACCCAGGCAATGGAAAATGTGATGCCCAGCCTGGAAGTCAAGGCCCGCCGTGTGGGCGGCGCCAACTATCAGGTGCCCATGGAGGTACGGCCTGTCCGCCGTCAGACCCTGGGTCTGCGCTGGCTGACCACGTATTCCCGCGCCCGCAGCGAGCGCACCATGGCGGAGCGTCTGGCTGGTGAGCTGATGGACGCCGCCAATAATACCGGCGCCGCTGTGAAAAAGCGCGAGGAAGTCCACAAGGCCGCCGAGGCCAACAAGGCTTTCGCACACTTCCGCTGGTAA
- the rpsL gene encoding 30S ribosomal protein S12 → MPTFNQLVRKGREQATYKSTSPALQFGLNTLKTKTTDLPSPQKRGVCTAVRTATPKKPNSALRKIARVRLTNGYEVTAYIPGVGHSLQEHSVVMIRGGRVKDLPGVRYHIIRGTLDTQGVQGRMQGRSKYGAKRPKQK, encoded by the coding sequence ATGCCTACTTTTAACCAGCTGGTCCGTAAAGGAAGAGAACAGGCTACCTACAAGTCCACTTCTCCCGCTCTGCAGTTTGGTCTGAATACCCTCAAGACCAAGACCACCGACCTTCCTTCTCCCCAGAAGAGAGGCGTGTGCACCGCCGTGAGAACCGCGACTCCTAAGAAGCCCAACTCCGCTCTGCGTAAGATCGCCCGTGTGCGCCTGACCAACGGCTATGAGGTCACCGCCTATATTCCCGGCGTGGGCCACTCCCTGCAGGAGCACTCTGTGGTCATGATCCGTGGTGGTCGTGTGAAGGACCTCCCCGGCGTCCGGTACCACATCATCCGCGGTACGCTGGACACCCAGGGTGTTCAGGGCCGCATGCAGGGCCGTTCCAAGTACGGTGCCAAGCGCCCCAAGCAGAAGTAA
- a CDS encoding ribosomal L7Ae/L30e/S12e/Gadd45 family protein: protein MITELSSQEKVIGVKQSRKAIREGRAKQVYLACDADPAIVDPVAESCAMAGIPVEQSHTMAQLGQACRITVGAAVVAVL from the coding sequence GTGATCACGGAGCTGAGTTCCCAAGAGAAGGTCATCGGCGTGAAACAGTCCCGCAAAGCCATCCGGGAGGGGCGGGCGAAACAGGTGTATCTTGCCTGTGACGCTGACCCGGCCATCGTTGATCCAGTGGCTGAAAGCTGTGCGATGGCCGGCATTCCTGTGGAGCAGAGTCACACCATGGCCCAGCTGGGCCAGGCCTGCCGTATCACCGTGGGCGCTGCTGTGGTCGCTGTTCTATAA
- a CDS encoding RsiV family protein: MMKRILITRFPYLAVLFSLLLVLTACSSSADSGPSSAAESPAPAETPADPAVNLDTPTEENATLESLCGADYQSYLVETITMQMENRMEKTPEVVYFPIEDDKPLTDYAAIDETTSFTVDEEGNIVIHFPAGTVTDESHGEQTFIMPKP; this comes from the coding sequence ATGATGAAACGTATTCTCATAACCAGATTCCCTTATCTTGCTGTGCTGTTCTCCCTGCTCCTCGTCCTGACAGCCTGCAGCTCCTCCGCGGATTCCGGGCCGTCTTCTGCCGCAGAAAGCCCTGCCCCTGCGGAGACTCCTGCTGATCCAGCCGTCAACCTAGACACGCCCACGGAAGAAAATGCTACCCTGGAGTCCCTCTGCGGGGCGGATTACCAGTCCTATCTGGTGGAGACCATTACCATGCAGATGGAAAACCGGATGGAAAAGACACCGGAGGTAGTCTACTTTCCTATTGAGGATGATAAGCCTCTGACGGATTATGCTGCCATCGACGAGACCACTTCCTTCACAGTGGACGAAGAGGGCAATATCGTGATTCACTTCCCCGCCGGAACTGTGACGGACGAAAGTCACGGTGAGCAGACTTTTATCATGCCGAAGCCATAG
- the rpoC gene encoding DNA-directed RNA polymerase subunit beta', which translates to MIDHNTGNNITFDAIKIGMASPEQIMAWSYGEVKKPETINYRTLKPERDGLFCERIFGPTKDWECHCGKYKKIRYKGKICDRCGVEVTRAKVRRERMGHIELATPVSHIWYFKGIPSRMGLLLDISPRILEKVLYFANYIVTDPGETPLSRNQILTEKEYRDYREKYEDDFQAGMGAEAVKKLLQDVDLEALSKQLHTELKDSSGQKKARIVKRLEVVDAFLLSGNKPEWMVIDVLPVIPPELRPMVQLDGGRFATSDLNDLYRRVINRNNRLKRLIQLNAPDIIVRNEKRMLQEAVDALIDNGRRGRAVTGANNRALKSLSDLLKGKQGRFRQNLLGKRVDYSGRSVIVVGPELKIYQCGVPKEMAVELFRPFIMKKLVADGPATNIKSAKKMVDKGVTEVWDALDVIIKDHPVMLNRAPTLHRLGIQAFEPVLVDGRALKLHPLNCTAFNADFDGDQMAIHVPLSAEAQAEARILMLSANNLLRPQDGGPVTVPTQDMVLGSYYLTMDRMGKAETGAETVWCEDAGDTGLSSQSVVDADEFLAANAALGKDQRKATYRPLHVYANENEALMAYNEGAIGPHCPILVRRTLTVDGETYTRVVEITPGRIIFNQNIPQDLGFVDRTDMNHVCDYEITETCGKKQLGKIVDKTINKHGFTVAAEVLDAIKATGYKYSTRAAITVSIADMTIPPKKYEMVAASEQAVLDIENQYKMGFMTEHERYKQVVQVWEKTTEDVSKALQENLDRYNPIFMMADSGARGSMKQIRQLAGMRGLIANTAGKTIEIPIKANYREGLTALEYFISSRGARKGLADTALRTADSGYLTRRMVDVSQDVIIREEDCGVTHGIKVSEISENGQVIEKFSDRLHGRFLVGDVVDAETGEVLISNSQMMTSADAKILESRKWVQKNPRAEDACAFDPAVDEHPTVMIRTVLTCKAHSGVCAKCYGMNLATQNPVGPGEAVGIIAAQSIGEPGTQLTMRTFHTGGLAGGDITQGLPRVEELFEARRPKRMATLAEIGGKVKFEEASKGSLLNIIITADDGDTRTYAVPHTGLQVKDGDVIEAGTQLTYGALNPHDVLRIRGADAVYNYLIQEVLRVYRQQGVDINDKHIEVIVRQMMRKVRLEDAGDTKLLDGSMVDVLELDDANEEIERRNAAGETNEAGEPLRKAVGTQLLMGITKASLATDSFLSAASFQETTKVLTEAAIKGKADHLLGLKENVIIGKLIPAGTGLQAYNSFADAPAEIPAMEEAEPVLEG; encoded by the coding sequence ATGATCGATCACAATACCGGCAACAACATCACGTTTGACGCCATCAAAATCGGCATGGCATCCCCGGAGCAGATCATGGCCTGGTCCTACGGCGAGGTGAAGAAGCCGGAAACTATCAACTACCGGACCCTCAAGCCCGAGCGGGATGGCCTCTTTTGTGAGCGGATTTTTGGCCCCACCAAGGACTGGGAGTGCCACTGCGGCAAGTATAAGAAGATCCGCTACAAGGGAAAAATCTGCGACCGCTGCGGCGTGGAGGTCACTCGTGCCAAGGTCCGCCGGGAGCGGATGGGCCACATCGAGCTGGCAACTCCCGTCAGCCATATCTGGTACTTCAAGGGCATTCCCTCCCGGATGGGGCTGCTGCTGGACATTAGCCCTCGCATCCTGGAGAAGGTGCTGTATTTCGCCAACTATATCGTCACGGACCCCGGCGAGACGCCGCTGAGCAGAAATCAGATTCTTACGGAGAAGGAGTACCGGGACTACCGGGAGAAATACGAGGACGACTTCCAGGCAGGCATGGGCGCAGAGGCTGTGAAAAAACTTCTGCAGGATGTGGACCTTGAGGCTCTCTCCAAGCAGCTCCACACGGAGCTGAAGGATTCCAGCGGCCAGAAGAAGGCGCGGATCGTCAAGCGGCTGGAGGTAGTGGATGCCTTCCTGCTCTCCGGCAACAAGCCGGAGTGGATGGTGATTGATGTTCTGCCTGTCATCCCCCCCGAGCTGCGGCCCATGGTCCAGCTGGACGGCGGCCGGTTTGCCACGTCCGACCTCAACGACCTCTACCGCCGGGTCATCAATCGCAACAACCGTCTCAAGCGCCTCATCCAGCTCAATGCGCCGGATATCATCGTCCGCAACGAAAAGCGGATGCTGCAGGAGGCTGTGGACGCCCTGATCGACAACGGCCGCCGTGGGCGGGCCGTCACCGGCGCCAACAACCGGGCCCTCAAGTCCCTGAGCGACCTTCTCAAGGGCAAGCAGGGCCGCTTCCGTCAGAACCTGCTGGGCAAGCGGGTGGACTACTCCGGCCGAAGCGTCATCGTTGTCGGCCCGGAACTGAAGATCTACCAGTGCGGCGTGCCCAAGGAGATGGCCGTGGAGCTGTTCCGGCCCTTTATCATGAAGAAGCTGGTGGCCGACGGCCCCGCCACAAACATCAAGTCCGCCAAGAAGATGGTGGACAAGGGCGTGACCGAGGTGTGGGACGCACTGGATGTCATCATCAAGGACCACCCTGTCATGCTCAACCGCGCCCCGACCCTGCACCGCCTGGGCATCCAGGCCTTTGAGCCGGTGCTGGTGGACGGCCGTGCGCTGAAGCTCCACCCCCTCAACTGTACCGCCTTCAACGCGGACTTTGACGGCGACCAGATGGCCATTCACGTGCCTCTCTCCGCCGAGGCCCAGGCGGAGGCCCGCATCCTGATGCTCTCCGCCAACAACCTGCTCCGTCCCCAGGACGGCGGTCCCGTCACCGTGCCCACCCAGGACATGGTGCTGGGCAGCTACTACCTGACCATGGACCGCATGGGCAAGGCGGAAACAGGCGCCGAGACCGTCTGGTGCGAGGACGCCGGCGACACCGGCCTGAGCAGTCAGAGCGTGGTGGATGCGGATGAGTTCCTCGCTGCCAACGCGGCGCTTGGAAAGGACCAGCGGAAGGCCACCTATCGGCCGCTGCACGTCTACGCCAATGAAAACGAGGCTCTCATGGCCTATAACGAGGGCGCCATCGGCCCCCACTGCCCCATTCTGGTGCGCCGCACCCTGACGGTGGATGGTGAGACCTATACCCGGGTGGTGGAGATTACTCCGGGCCGGATCATCTTCAACCAGAACATTCCCCAGGACCTGGGCTTTGTAGACCGGACCGACATGAACCATGTGTGCGACTACGAGATCACCGAGACCTGCGGAAAGAAGCAGCTGGGCAAGATTGTCGACAAGACCATCAACAAGCACGGCTTCACTGTTGCCGCAGAGGTGCTGGACGCCATTAAGGCCACCGGCTACAAGTACTCCACCCGTGCAGCTATCACGGTGTCTATCGCGGATATGACCATCCCGCCCAAGAAGTATGAGATGGTGGCCGCCTCCGAGCAGGCGGTGCTGGACATCGAGAACCAGTACAAGATGGGCTTCATGACCGAGCACGAGCGGTATAAGCAGGTGGTACAGGTCTGGGAGAAGACCACCGAGGACGTCTCCAAGGCCCTGCAGGAGAACTTGGACCGCTACAACCCCATCTTCATGATGGCGGACTCCGGCGCCCGTGGCTCCATGAAGCAGATCCGCCAGCTGGCCGGTATGCGCGGATTGATCGCCAACACCGCCGGCAAGACCATCGAGATTCCCATCAAGGCCAACTACCGCGAGGGCCTGACCGCTCTGGAGTACTTCATCTCCAGCCGCGGCGCCCGGAAGGGCCTGGCCGATACCGCCCTTCGGACCGCGGACTCTGGCTACCTGACCCGCCGCATGGTGGATGTCTCTCAGGACGTCATCATCCGTGAGGAGGACTGCGGTGTGACCCATGGCATTAAGGTCTCCGAGATCAGCGAGAACGGGCAGGTCATCGAGAAGTTCTCCGACCGGCTCCATGGACGCTTCCTAGTGGGAGATGTGGTGGACGCCGAGACCGGCGAGGTTCTAATCTCCAACTCGCAGATGATGACCTCCGCTGACGCCAAGATTCTGGAGAGCCGCAAGTGGGTCCAGAAGAACCCCCGGGCCGAGGACGCATGTGCCTTCGATCCCGCGGTTGACGAGCACCCCACCGTCATGATCCGGACAGTGCTCACCTGCAAGGCTCACAGCGGCGTGTGCGCCAAGTGCTACGGCATGAACCTGGCTACGCAGAATCCCGTGGGCCCTGGAGAGGCTGTCGGCATCATTGCTGCACAGTCCATCGGTGAGCCAGGCACCCAGCTGACCATGCGGACGTTCCACACCGGCGGACTGGCCGGCGGCGACATCACCCAGGGTCTTCCCCGCGTGGAGGAGCTGTTCGAGGCCCGCAGACCTAAGAGAATGGCGACACTGGCGGAGATCGGCGGTAAGGTGAAGTTTGAAGAGGCCAGCAAGGGAAGCCTCCTGAACATCATCATTACTGCGGACGATGGCGATACCCGTACCTACGCAGTGCCCCACACGGGACTGCAGGTGAAGGACGGCGACGTGATTGAGGCCGGCACCCAGCTGACTTACGGCGCGCTGAACCCCCACGACGTGCTGCGCATCCGCGGCGCCGACGCGGTGTATAATTACCTGATTCAGGAGGTCCTGCGGGTGTACCGCCAGCAGGGCGTGGACATCAATGATAAGCACATTGAGGTCATTGTCCGTCAGATGATGCGCAAGGTCCGTCTGGAGGACGCGGGCGACACCAAGCTGCTGGACGGCTCCATGGTGGATGTTTTGGAGCTGGACGACGCCAACGAGGAGATCGAGCGCCGCAACGCTGCCGGCGAGACCAACGAGGCCGGGGAACCCCTACGCAAGGCTGTGGGCACCCAACTCCTCATGGGCATCACTAAGGCATCTCTCGCTACGGATTCCTTCCTCTCGGCAGCCTCCTTCCAGGAGACTACAAAGGTTTTGACGGAGGCCGCCATCAAGGGCAAGGCCGATCACTTGCTGGGCCTGAAGGAGAACGTGATTATCGGCAAGCTGATCCCGGCCGGCACGGGCTTGCAGGCATACAACAGTTTTGCGGATGCGCCCGCTGAAATTCCGGCTATGGAAGAAGCGGAGCCTGTTCTTGAAGGCTGA
- the rpoB gene encoding DNA-directed RNA polymerase subunit beta yields the protein MAKDKYYGKTLRKNFARYEEVVPMPNLLEIQKTSYQEFLDTGLREVFADVGAITDYQGNLELTFIDYKMDEDPKYDVEECKARDATYAAPLKVKVRLRNKETEEIKEQEIFMGDFPLMTHSGTFVINGAERVVVSQIVRSPGVYYGKEIDIKTDLPILTATVIPYRGAWLEYETDSNEVFWVRIDKNRKIPITCLIRALGLKTDQEILDTFGDDPRIAATLEKDPCKNYEDAMLEIYRKLRPGEPPTVEAAETLMNNLFFDPRRYDLSTVGRYKFNKKLSLWQRVTGYKLVYPVAAPSTGEILFDEGHLLSKEDARTLDTVGVGDVTIDVEGQPLRVMSNKMCDLQHYVDFDPLAECGIKERVRLDVLLELLNQYDGEELKDQIRLHKDDLVPKHIIIDDILTSINYMNGLARGVSVKDDIDHLGNRRLRCVGELLQNQFRIGFSRMERVIRERMTIQDLDIVTPQSLINIRPVTAAIKEFFGSSPLSQFMDQTNPLAELTHKRRLSALGPGGLSRERANMEVRDVHYSHYGRMCPIETPEGPNIGLISYLATYARVNEYGFIEAPYRAVEKETGRVTEQITYMTADEEDNYIVAQAVEPLDENGCLINARITARHRDEIVEVDRERVDYIDVSPRMMVSIATAMIPFLPNDDANRALMGANMQRQAVPLLRPHAPIVGTGMEHKVCIDSEIVVLAEGDGVVTAVDANHVSVKYDNGRTKEYKLVKFLRSNHGTCINQRPIVQVGERVHGGEDPSVLADGPATEAGEIALGQNILVGFMTWEGYNYEDAVLLNERLVREDLYTSIHIEEFEIDARDTKLGPEEITRDIPNVGEDALKDLDENGIIRVGAEVKSGDILVGKVTPKGETDLTAEERLLRAIFGEKAREVRDTSLKVPHGESGIVLDTKVFTREAGDELSPGVNMVVRVYIAQRRKIQVGDKMAGRHGNKGVVSRVLPQEDMPFLPDGTPLDVVLNPLGVPSRMNIGQVLEVHLGYAAQALGCKVATPIFDGATYGDIQEMLQEAGLDPEGKSVLYDGRTGEPFDNKVTVGYVYFLKLHHLVDDKIHARSTGPYSLVTQQPLGGKAQFGGQRFGEMEVWALEAYGAAYTLQEILTVKSDDVTGRVRTYEAIVKGHNVPQPGVPESFKVLVKELQSLCLDIQVLDKDGNVVELKEDEDAMDTFNLARMDADEDRHHSIAEDNELQESGFDIEDAPEDAGMDIGADFDDFDDE from the coding sequence ATGGCCAAAGACAAGTATTACGGCAAGACCCTTCGTAAGAATTTCGCCCGGTATGAGGAAGTCGTCCCCATGCCGAACCTTCTGGAGATCCAGAAGACGTCTTACCAGGAGTTTTTGGACACCGGCCTGCGGGAGGTATTTGCCGACGTAGGTGCGATTACGGACTATCAGGGCAACCTGGAGCTGACGTTCATCGACTATAAGATGGACGAGGACCCTAAGTACGACGTGGAGGAGTGCAAGGCCCGGGACGCCACCTATGCCGCGCCGCTGAAGGTAAAGGTCCGCCTGCGCAATAAGGAGACCGAGGAGATCAAGGAGCAGGAGATCTTCATGGGCGACTTCCCCCTGATGACCCACTCCGGCACCTTTGTCATCAACGGCGCCGAGCGCGTGGTGGTCTCTCAGATCGTCCGCTCTCCCGGCGTATACTACGGCAAGGAGATCGATATCAAAACCGACCTTCCCATCCTAACCGCCACCGTGATTCCCTACCGGGGTGCATGGCTGGAGTATGAGACGGACTCCAACGAGGTGTTCTGGGTCCGAATTGACAAGAACCGGAAGATCCCCATCACCTGTTTGATCCGGGCCCTGGGTCTGAAAACCGACCAGGAGATTTTAGACACCTTCGGTGACGATCCGCGTATTGCAGCCACGCTGGAAAAGGACCCCTGCAAGAACTACGAGGACGCGATGCTGGAGATTTACCGCAAGCTCCGTCCCGGCGAGCCCCCCACGGTGGAGGCCGCCGAAACCCTGATGAACAACCTCTTCTTTGACCCCCGGCGCTACGATCTGTCCACCGTGGGCCGGTACAAGTTCAATAAGAAGCTTTCTCTCTGGCAGCGGGTGACGGGCTATAAGCTGGTCTACCCGGTGGCGGCCCCCTCCACCGGCGAGATCCTTTTTGACGAGGGACACCTTCTGAGCAAGGAGGACGCCCGGACGCTGGACACGGTGGGGGTTGGCGATGTTACCATCGATGTGGAGGGGCAGCCCCTGCGGGTCATGTCCAACAAGATGTGCGATCTGCAGCATTATGTGGACTTTGATCCCCTGGCCGAGTGCGGCATCAAAGAGCGGGTGCGCCTGGACGTACTCCTGGAACTGCTGAACCAGTACGACGGAGAGGAACTGAAAGATCAGATCCGCCTCCACAAGGACGACCTGGTGCCCAAGCACATCATTATCGACGATATTCTCACTTCTATTAACTATATGAACGGCCTTGCCCGGGGCGTCAGCGTAAAGGACGACATTGACCACCTGGGCAACCGCCGGCTGCGGTGCGTGGGTGAGCTGCTGCAAAACCAGTTCCGTATCGGCTTTTCCCGGATGGAGCGGGTGATCCGGGAGCGGATGACGATCCAGGACCTGGACATTGTCACCCCCCAGAGCCTGATTAACATCCGGCCCGTCACCGCCGCAATCAAGGAGTTCTTCGGTTCCAGTCCCCTGAGCCAGTTCATGGACCAGACGAACCCCCTGGCGGAGCTGACCCACAAACGGCGTCTGAGTGCCCTGGGTCCTGGCGGTCTTTCCCGGGAACGGGCCAACATGGAGGTTCGAGACGTTCATTACAGCCACTACGGCCGTATGTGCCCCATCGAGACTCCGGAAGGTCCCAACATCGGTTTGATCTCCTACCTTGCCACCTACGCCCGAGTCAATGAGTATGGCTTCATTGAGGCCCCCTACCGCGCCGTGGAGAAGGAAACCGGCAGGGTTACGGAGCAGATCACTTATATGACTGCCGATGAGGAGGACAATTATATCGTCGCTCAGGCGGTGGAGCCGCTGGACGAGAACGGCTGCCTGATCAATGCCCGTATTACTGCCCGCCACCGGGACGAGATTGTGGAGGTGGACCGGGAGCGGGTGGACTATATCGACGTCTCCCCCCGAATGATGGTCTCCATTGCGACGGCCATGATCCCCTTCCTGCCCAACGACGACGCCAACCGCGCTCTGATGGGCGCCAACATGCAGCGTCAGGCTGTGCCTCTGCTCCGGCCCCATGCCCCCATCGTGGGCACCGGTATGGAGCACAAGGTCTGTATCGACTCTGAAATTGTGGTGCTGGCGGAGGGCGATGGCGTGGTCACTGCTGTGGACGCCAACCACGTGTCGGTTAAGTACGATAACGGCAGGACCAAGGAGTATAAGCTTGTCAAGTTCCTCCGTTCTAACCATGGCACCTGTATCAACCAGCGTCCCATTGTGCAGGTGGGCGAGCGGGTGCATGGCGGAGAGGACCCCTCTGTCCTGGCGGACGGCCCGGCCACTGAAGCCGGCGAGATCGCCCTGGGCCAGAACATCCTGGTCGGCTTCATGACCTGGGAGGGCTACAACTACGAGGACGCCGTTTTGCTCAACGAGCGTCTGGTTCGGGAGGACCTGTATACCTCCATTCATATTGAGGAGTTTGAAATCGACGCCCGGGATACCAAGCTGGGCCCCGAGGAGATCACCCGGGACATCCCCAACGTGGGCGAGGACGCGCTGAAGGACCTGGACGAAAACGGCATCATCCGCGTGGGTGCGGAGGTCAAGTCCGGAGATATCCTGGTGGGCAAGGTCACGCCCAAGGGCGAGACGGACCTGACCGCCGAGGAGCGGCTGCTGCGGGCCATTTTCGGCGAGAAGGCCCGGGAAGTCCGGGATACCTCGCTAAAGGTCCCCCATGGTGAGAGCGGCATCGTGCTGGACACCAAGGTTTTCACCCGAGAGGCCGGAGATGAGCTCTCTCCCGGCGTGAACATGGTGGTGCGGGTGTATATCGCCCAGCGCCGCAAGATTCAGGTGGGCGACAAGATGGCCGGCCGCCACGGAAACAAGGGCGTCGTCTCCCGGGTCCTGCCCCAGGAGGATATGCCCTTCCTGCCGGACGGCACGCCGCTGGACGTGGTGCTCAACCCCCTGGGCGTACCCAGCCGTATGAACATCGGCCAGGTGCTGGAGGTCCATCTGGGCTACGCGGCCCAGGCCCTGGGTTGTAAGGTGGCTACCCCCATTTTCGACGGCGCCACTTACGGCGATATTCAAGAGATGCTCCAGGAGGCGGGGCTCGACCCGGAGGGCAAGAGCGTCCTCTATGACGGCCGTACCGGCGAGCCCTTTGACAACAAGGTCACCGTGGGCTATGTCTACTTCCTCAAGCTCCATCACCTGGTGGACGACAAGATTCACGCTCGTTCCACTGGTCCTTACTCCCTGGTCACACAGCAGCCTCTGGGCGGCAAGGCCCAGTTTGGCGGCCAGCGCTTCGGTGAAATGGAAGTGTGGGCTCTGGAGGCCTACGGCGCGGCCTATACCCTCCAGGAGATCCTGACGGTCAAGTCCGACGACGTGACAGGCCGCGTCCGGACCTACGAGGCTATCGTCAAGGGCCACAACGTACCCCAGCCCGGCGTGCCGGAGTCCTTTAAGGTCTTGGTTAAGGAACTCCAGTCCCTGTGCCTGGACATCCAGGTGCTGGATAAGGACGGCAACGTCGTTGAGCTGAAAGAGGACGAAGACGCCATGGATACCTTCAACCTGGCCCGAATGGACGCCGATGAGGACCGCCACCACAGCATTGCCGAGGATAATGAGCTCCAGGAGTCCGGCTTTGATATTGAGGACGCTCCCGAAGACGCCGGCATGGATATCGGCGCCGACTTTGACGACTTCGACGACGAATGA
- a CDS encoding GNAT family N-acetyltransferase, with protein MEIRHIFDEKHTFLPLLLLGDEQEDMIARYLGRSDLFALYDGGILRTVCAVMDEGCHTFEIKNLATSPASQRRGYGSAMVAFVARRCQELGGQRLLVGTGDSPLTLPFYRACGFRESHRVPDFFLKHYDHPIFEAGQQLTDMVYLSMQL; from the coding sequence ATGGAAATCCGGCATATTTTCGACGAAAAACACACATTTCTTCCTCTGCTGCTTCTTGGCGACGAACAGGAGGACATGATCGCGCGGTACCTGGGCCGCAGCGACCTATTCGCCCTGTACGACGGCGGTATTCTCCGCACAGTCTGCGCCGTAATGGACGAAGGCTGCCACACCTTTGAAATCAAAAATTTGGCTACATCCCCAGCGAGCCAGAGGCGCGGCTACGGCTCCGCGATGGTAGCCTTTGTCGCCCGGCGCTGTCAGGAATTAGGTGGGCAGCGTCTGCTGGTCGGCACCGGGGACAGCCCCCTAACGCTTCCCTTTTACCGTGCCTGTGGTTTTCGTGAAAGCCACCGGGTTCCAGATTTCTTCCTGAAGCACTACGACCACCCCATCTTCGAAGCCGGGCAACAGCTGACGGACATGGTGTATCTCTCCATGCAGCTCTGA
- a CDS encoding lactate dehydrogenase: MYFYRTGGVLAASFLPKLLPEPAVPGSPSLFLFQRDPQESPAALRVTDTRQLSQGGVDVSWLDPARRGAAPDLTPEVTAAIHAGTLTAVNFSHPRWRDALSFYKPRKGKKRVHLLAVGDVGGTLLTALKLLGGSVISSIGICDLNERAVARWNAELGQISWPWDYESLPEVEPVEPNHLFDCDVFLFAATRSIPPVDSGIQDVRMAQLEANRPLVEQFARQARAAGFRGLFIVLSDPVDPLCQSVFSASNRGPDGRWDSLGLLPEQVQGFGLGVMNARAAFFARQDSRFATFLTDGRAFGPHGRGLVIANSLSHYDNALSQELTELTESANLRIRELGYKPYVAPAVSSGAMQLLLTLRGEWHCGSVCLGGIWFGVKNRFTPHGLETEALPMPDALFARLRETEAQLRALVREELREC; encoded by the coding sequence ATGTATTTTTATCGTACCGGCGGCGTTCTGGCCGCCTCGTTTCTGCCCAAGCTGCTGCCGGAACCAGCGGTGCCGGGTAGTCCCAGCCTCTTTCTATTCCAGCGTGACCCACAGGAAAGTCCCGCCGCCCTCCGGGTGACGGACACCCGTCAGCTCTCCCAAGGGGGCGTGGATGTCTCCTGGCTGGACCCGGCCCGTCGTGGAGCTGCGCCTGATTTGACACCGGAGGTGACCGCCGCCATCCACGCAGGCACATTGACGGCGGTGAATTTCTCTCACCCCCGTTGGCGGGATGCGTTGTCTTTCTATAAGCCACGAAAAGGGAAAAAGCGGGTGCACTTGCTGGCGGTGGGGGACGTGGGCGGCACGCTGCTCACCGCCCTGAAGCTGCTGGGCGGCAGCGTAATCTCCTCCATCGGCATCTGCGACCTGAATGAAAGGGCCGTGGCCCGCTGGAATGCGGAGCTGGGACAAATTTCCTGGCCCTGGGACTATGAGTCCCTGCCGGAGGTAGAGCCGGTGGAGCCGAACCACCTCTTTGACTGCGACGTATTTCTCTTTGCCGCCACCAGATCCATCCCACCGGTAGATAGTGGCATCCAGGACGTGCGGATGGCCCAGTTGGAGGCCAATCGCCCCCTGGTGGAACAGTTTGCCAGGCAAGCCCGGGCAGCGGGCTTCCGCGGCCTCTTCATCGTCCTCTCCGACCCAGTAGATCCCCTCTGCCAGTCAGTATTCTCGGCCTCCAATCGGGGGCCGGACGGCCGCTGGGACAGCCTTGGGCTCCTGCCGGAGCAGGTGCAGGGTTTTGGTCTGGGTGTCATGAACGCCCGGGCGGCATTCTTCGCCAGACAGGACTCCCGTTTCGCCACTTTTCTCACTGACGGACGCGCTTTCGGTCCTCACGGCCGAGGGCTGGTGATCGCCAATTCCCTGTCCCACTATGACAACGCGCTCTCCCAAGAGCTGACGGAACTAACAGAGAGCGCCAATCTCCGCATCCGGGAGCTGGGTTACAAGCCCTATGTAGCTCCCGCTGTGTCCTCCGGCGCCATGCAGTTGCTGCTGACCCTCCGAGGAGAGTGGCACTGCGGGTCTGTGTGCTTGGGCGGGATCTGGTTCGGTGTGAAAAACCGCTTCACCCCCCACGGGCTGGAGACGGAGGCCTTGCCAATGCCGGATGCTCTCTTTGCCCGCCTGCGGGAGACGGAGGCCCAGCTCCGCGCCCTGGTCAGAGAGGAGCTGAGGGAATGCTAA